One stretch of Haloprofundus halophilus DNA includes these proteins:
- a CDS encoding ribonuclease H-like domain-containing protein: MAGDLGVRLLALRCDALVDATTTAIEDLVDYFDADLIYIVEEKLDMRTVSTVERTASCPVIYTRGSAVHTETVDGITVSIVRSLDFIGGASTASGQEIPDDVDYVICDEIQTSADSVSLDVSLDGLEHLARFQHRTDREATFLTGAMEASYDFVWKADVDDESVRLPVRGLAPTRRQGAPELACLSLDSGGRIALSTTPADKFGLRALSGVGKGTAPKLSRNGYETRDDVAAATERDLREVRGIGESKAQSIRQSAHALSEGCVIRLTDEAVPAADYSPLFIDIETDGLNPSIIWLIGVYDPETDEYVDFIDTEPSRDNPGKATREFVAWLASEYDRTSLIAWNGHNFDFKHLSRFIRGHAPEYADYWSDSVFEYDLFDWAVRKDNAILPGRTNRVEDVAEALGHGRDSAAAAVDGKSLAKTIQRLLVSPERARDVDWDTARAYCEADVRELAAVYESIAEATPGHKRASVPADENTTQTGLMDF; this comes from the coding sequence TCTCCGGTGTGATGCGCTAGTCGACGCTACGACGACCGCCATCGAAGATCTCGTCGATTACTTCGATGCGGATCTCATCTACATTGTCGAAGAAAAGTTGGATATGCGAACCGTAAGCACTGTCGAGCGTACCGCCTCGTGCCCGGTAATTTACACTCGGGGGAGCGCGGTTCACACTGAGACTGTTGACGGGATTACCGTGTCCATCGTCAGGTCGCTCGACTTCATTGGTGGAGCCTCTACCGCCAGCGGGCAGGAGATTCCAGACGACGTCGACTACGTCATTTGTGATGAGATACAGACGAGCGCCGACTCGGTCTCTTTAGATGTCTCGCTCGATGGCCTCGAACACCTCGCTCGCTTCCAACACCGAACCGACCGAGAAGCGACGTTCCTCACCGGAGCCATGGAGGCCAGTTACGATTTCGTGTGGAAGGCCGACGTCGACGACGAGAGCGTTCGCCTTCCCGTCCGCGGGCTTGCTCCAACCCGTCGGCAAGGGGCACCCGAACTCGCCTGCCTTTCGCTTGATTCGGGTGGCCGCATCGCTTTGTCCACGACACCGGCGGATAAATTCGGCCTCCGAGCGCTCTCGGGTGTGGGCAAGGGAACCGCCCCGAAGCTCTCTCGGAATGGGTATGAGACGCGTGACGACGTCGCAGCCGCGACGGAACGCGATCTTCGTGAGGTTCGAGGTATCGGTGAGTCGAAAGCGCAGAGCATCCGCCAGAGCGCCCACGCGTTGTCCGAAGGATGCGTGATCCGTCTCACAGACGAAGCTGTCCCCGCAGCAGACTACAGTCCGCTATTCATTGATATCGAGACTGACGGCCTCAACCCGAGTATCATCTGGCTCATCGGGGTCTACGACCCTGAAACAGACGAGTACGTGGACTTCATCGATACGGAACCGTCACGAGACAACCCAGGGAAAGCCACTCGAGAGTTTGTTGCGTGGCTAGCCAGCGAGTACGATCGCACGTCCCTCATCGCGTGGAACGGCCACAACTTCGACTTCAAACACCTCAGCCGATTCATCCGAGGACACGCACCGGAGTACGCAGACTACTGGTCGGACTCCGTGTTCGAGTACGACCTGTTCGACTGGGCCGTGCGAAAAGACAACGCCATCCTCCCCGGTCGGACGAACCGGGTTGAAGACGTCGCTGAGGCTCTCGGGCATGGGCGCGACTCGGCTGCTGCCGCCGTGGATGGGAAATCACTGGCGAAGACCATTCAGCGGCTTCTCGTGTCTCCAGAGCGCGCTCGAGACGTAGACTGGGACACTGCACGGGCATACTGTGAGGCAGACGTCCGTGAGCTGGCTGCAGTCTACGAATCGATTGCTGAGGCGACGCCTGGCCACAAGCGTGCCAGCGTTCCAGCTG